The genomic region GACAATGGTTCAGGATGACAAAGTAGCAGAGAGTagtaagaagaaaggtaagaagggcaaaaagttcagGGGTCGAGATGACGATGGCGAAGACAAACGTGTTCTGAGAGAGGAGGATGACGAGCAAAACAAGTCAAAGGAGAAGAGTGTGGTTATTGACGATGATGATTACTCTATCGAGACTGAAATATCTGATGAGCCTAGGGTTCAGGAAGAGGAAGTAGCACCAGCACTGgcatttggaaagaaaaaaggtaCTACtaaaaagtggaaaaaggtTGGAGCGACTACGTCTAGTTATGCAGTACTTGGAGAGAACAATGATGATGAAGACAGGACAATGATGATGAAGACAGGCCAGGTTTGTCAAGGAATAGTGGCCAAGAGGTTGAAAGTGTTGCCTCCGTTACTGGAAAAGTAAAGAATTTGAAGCGGGGGAACAGCAGTGCAAGTTTGTTTACAACATCTGTGTTTCACACTATTGATGATGAGGATAAGAAAGCTGGACAGCTGTCCAAGGAAGATGAAGAACCAGCCATTTCCTTTATCCGTAAAGTCCATGGCATTTCTTTTAGTGCTGCTCTTCTTGACAAACAAAATGATGCAGACGCAGAAGCAATGGAAGAAGATGACATACCAGAAATTATTTTCAGGTAAAAAGAAGTCATCTACGAAAAAGAATAATAATGCATTCAGCAGAATGGATACGGATGTTGGAAATGACTCAGCTGATGTTGTTGATCAAGACCAAGCTAGTGTATGGGTTAATCGTGAAGAAGCTGATGATAATAGAGGCAAAAAGCAGGCAACAGATGTGTCGGAAGCTTCAAAGaacaaaaccaagaaaaaaaagagtgggCATACTCTTCAAGAAGATGAGGATGAGATTGACAAAATTCTGGAAGAGCTTGGTGAACGGCCAACAGCCTGTGCTCCCTCTCTGTCTGTAGCGAAAATGCAGGTGCACGCTGAGTCAAAAGAAGCAGTTGAGGAAGGAGCTGTCGAGTCTGCttcgaagaagaagaaaaagaagaagaaggagacggaaaaggagaaaaaggcaGCTGCGGCATCTGTCTCAAGGATGGAGGAAAAACAGGAAGAAACAAAGAATGATACAAAAGGAAAATTGGTAGATAAAAAACAGTCGAAACAGGTTAGGGAGATGCAAGAGAGACctaaaaaaatg from Lycium ferocissimum isolate CSIRO_LF1 unplaced genomic scaffold, AGI_CSIRO_Lferr_CH_V1 ctg657, whole genome shotgun sequence harbors:
- the LOC132045392 gene encoding uncharacterized protein LOC132045392 — protein: MGRKQSTDREEESLESSKQGGGSGGGEKSKKKNPVIDDDEYGVGMESSNETMVQDDKVAESSKKKGKKGKKFRGRDDDGEDKRVLREEDDEQNKSKEKSVVIDDDDYSIETEISDEPRVQEEEVAPALAFGKKKGTTKKWKKVGATTSSYAVLGENNDDEDRTMMMKTGQVCQGIVAKRLKVLPPLLEK